A genomic window from Candidatus Binataceae bacterium includes:
- a CDS encoding CpaF family protein: MSLRERLLSSANGSIAPARSSMATAPARRETSEASGYIELKARIHNRLLEALDLSRLEETDPATVSAQVATTIRGLLAEEGRLVTEADTARLEEEIRNEILGLGPLEPLLQDHSISDILINGSKQVYVERGGKLQLTAVSFHDDQHLMHIIGRIVSRVGRRVDESSPMVDARLPDGSRVNAIVPPLAIDGPSMSIRRFGKDPLRIQDLIAKGALSPEMAEFLRAIVRARLNIIVCGGTGSGKTTMLNCLSGFVSPDERIVTIEDSAELSLQQPHVVRLETRPPNLEGRGEITQRDLVRNCLRMRPDRIIVGEVRGAEVLDMLQAMSTGHDGSIATVHANSPREGLGRLEMMMLLSGVSLPERAMRQQIAAAVNIFVHVSRLSDGSRKVMRISEIVGMEGEQVMMQDLFEFVRTGTSASGRVEGHLRATGIRSAYAARLELAGLKLETPQPKIGVG; this comes from the coding sequence GTGAGTTTGCGCGAGCGTCTGCTGAGCTCCGCCAACGGCTCCATCGCGCCGGCGCGTTCTTCGATGGCCACGGCACCGGCGCGTCGCGAGACCTCTGAAGCCAGCGGCTATATCGAACTCAAGGCGCGAATCCACAACCGCTTGCTGGAGGCGCTCGACCTATCGCGCCTGGAAGAGACGGATCCGGCCACGGTCAGTGCGCAGGTGGCGACTACGATTCGCGGGCTGCTCGCGGAAGAAGGGCGGCTGGTAACCGAAGCCGACACGGCGCGGCTGGAAGAGGAGATACGCAACGAGATTCTGGGGCTGGGGCCGCTGGAACCGCTGCTGCAGGATCATTCCATCAGCGACATTCTGATCAATGGGTCCAAGCAGGTTTACGTCGAACGCGGTGGCAAATTGCAACTCACCGCAGTCAGTTTTCACGACGATCAGCATCTTATGCACATTATCGGCCGGATCGTCTCGCGCGTAGGCCGACGGGTGGACGAGTCCTCGCCGATGGTGGACGCGCGGCTGCCCGACGGTTCACGGGTCAACGCGATTGTGCCGCCGCTGGCGATCGACGGACCTTCGATGTCGATTCGACGTTTCGGCAAGGACCCGTTGCGTATTCAGGATCTTATTGCGAAGGGTGCGCTGTCCCCCGAGATGGCCGAATTTTTGCGAGCCATCGTGCGCGCACGGCTCAATATCATCGTGTGCGGCGGCACGGGCTCGGGTAAGACCACGATGCTCAACTGTCTGTCGGGTTTTGTCTCTCCCGACGAACGGATCGTGACTATCGAGGACTCCGCCGAGCTGTCCCTGCAACAGCCTCACGTGGTTCGCCTGGAGACCCGCCCGCCCAACCTGGAAGGGCGCGGCGAGATTACTCAGCGCGACCTGGTACGCAATTGCCTACGGATGCGCCCCGACCGCATAATTGTCGGCGAGGTGCGGGGGGCCGAAGTGCTGGACATGCTGCAGGCCATGTCCACCGGCCATGACGGCTCGATCGCCACGGTTCACGCCAATAGCCCGCGCGAGGGACTGGGGCGGCTAGAAATGATGATGCTGCTGTCGGGAGTCTCGCTGCCCGAGCGTGCGATGCGCCAACAGATCGCCGCGGCAGTCAACATCTTCGTTCACGTCAGCCGGCTGTCCGACGGCAGCCGCAAAGTCATGCGCATTTCGGAAATCGTGGGCATGGAAGGCGAGCAGGTGATGATGCAGGACCTGTTCGAGTTCGTACGTACCGGGACCAGCGCCAGTGGCAGGGTCGAGGGCCACCTGCGCGCCACCGGTATTCGCTCGGCCTATGCCGCGCGGCTGGAGTTGGCGGGCCTCAAGCTGGAAACGCCGCAACCCAAGATAGGGGTGGGATGA
- a CDS encoding fumarylacetoacetate hydrolase family protein, with amino-acid sequence MRLGSVLVGGRRTIAVAEGSRIVDLGAAAPHAPASLKELLGAGPAALQQAAAAAKAAPASATLHEGSFTWLPLLENPAKILCLGLNFAEHAAEGGHDKPSYPIFFARFNTTLVAHEAPLIRPRASEQFDYEGEMAVIIGQRARHLTEANAFSAVAGYSIFNDGSVRDYQRKTSQWTVGKNFDGSGGFGPWMVTTDELAPGATGLRLQTRLNGKVMQDANTTDMVFSVLETLVTISEVLTLEPGDVISMGTPSGVGFARKPPVFMRHGDVCEIEIEKIGLLRNPIADERG; translated from the coding sequence ATGCGACTGGGTTCAGTTCTGGTAGGAGGACGACGCACCATCGCAGTCGCCGAGGGCAGCCGAATCGTCGATTTGGGCGCCGCCGCGCCACATGCGCCAGCGTCCCTCAAAGAGCTGCTCGGCGCGGGCCCGGCGGCCCTGCAGCAGGCGGCAGCAGCGGCCAAAGCCGCGCCTGCCAGCGCAACCCTGCACGAGGGCAGCTTTACCTGGCTGCCGCTATTGGAGAATCCTGCGAAAATCCTGTGCCTGGGCCTGAATTTCGCCGAACATGCGGCTGAGGGCGGGCACGACAAGCCCAGCTACCCAATCTTTTTTGCCCGCTTCAACACCACTCTGGTTGCGCACGAAGCTCCCCTGATACGGCCCCGCGCCTCCGAGCAATTCGACTACGAAGGTGAGATGGCGGTGATTATCGGCCAGCGAGCGCGCCATCTGACCGAGGCCAACGCTTTCAGCGCGGTGGCTGGCTACTCAATTTTCAACGATGGCTCGGTGCGCGACTACCAGCGCAAAACCAGTCAGTGGACCGTGGGCAAAAACTTCGACGGCAGCGGCGGTTTCGGTCCTTGGATGGTAACCACTGACGAATTGGCCCCAGGCGCCACCGGCCTGCGCCTACAAACCCGACTCAACGGCAAAGTGATGCAGGACGCCAATACCACCGACATGGTCTTCTCGGTGCTAGAGACTCTGGTCACGATCAGCGAAGTGCTAACCCTGGAGCCGGGGGACGTGATTTCGATGGGCACGCCGTCGGGGGTGGGCTTTGCGCGCAAGCCGCCGGTGTTCATGCGTCACGGCGACGTGTGCGAGATCGAGATCGAGAAGATCGGCCTGCTGCGCAATCCGATCGCCGACGAACGCGGCTAG
- a CDS encoding type II secretion system F family protein has translation MIALVALLVFVAVVVLILALANLTERRHLAATLVQRLAQPSAPLPAARERGARRRARSGGIERLLGGSNLFSRLQEMMWQAGMYARPGDLLLLMAAMSGALFTLVYLVWGDPLVAAGAGASGGLLPLLYVRWRQKRRIASFAAQLPELLDMLKSSLQAGHSLNRGLQAIADEFPDPARAEVRMLLEQTRLGMSVARAFEEMLHRMPEENLRFLVVAIKIQAEVGSSLAEIIGRLSETIRSRQRIKLQIKALTAQPRLSGMVVGLLPAFVLAFFSLIRPEYVSVLFHDPIGKMLLKGAVGADLLALVIIRQMLRVDF, from the coding sequence ATGATCGCGCTGGTCGCGCTGTTGGTTTTCGTCGCCGTGGTGGTGCTGATTCTGGCGCTGGCCAACCTGACCGAGCGCCGCCACCTAGCCGCCACTCTGGTTCAACGCCTGGCCCAGCCCAGCGCTCCGCTACCCGCGGCGCGCGAGCGCGGGGCACGGCGGCGAGCTCGCAGCGGTGGCATCGAGCGCCTGCTGGGTGGCAGCAATCTGTTTAGCCGTCTGCAAGAGATGATGTGGCAGGCGGGGATGTACGCGCGTCCGGGCGATTTGCTGTTGTTGATGGCGGCCATGAGCGGCGCGCTCTTTACGCTTGTGTACCTGGTGTGGGGCGATCCGCTGGTCGCGGCAGGCGCGGGCGCCAGTGGGGGCCTTTTGCCGCTGCTGTATGTGCGCTGGCGACAGAAGCGCCGCATAGCGAGCTTCGCCGCCCAACTGCCTGAGCTACTCGACATGCTCAAATCCTCGTTGCAGGCTGGCCATTCACTCAATCGCGGCCTTCAGGCGATCGCGGACGAATTCCCCGATCCCGCTCGCGCCGAAGTCCGTATGCTGCTCGAACAGACTCGGCTGGGGATGTCCGTGGCGCGTGCGTTCGAGGAAATGTTGCATCGCATGCCCGAGGAAAATCTGCGCTTTCTAGTCGTCGCCATTAAGATTCAGGCCGAGGTCGGCAGCAGTCTGGCGGAGATTATCGGACGCCTGAGCGAGACCATTCGCTCGCGCCAACGCATCAAGCTGCAGATCAAAGCTCTGACCGCACAGCCGCGGTTAAGCGGGATGGTAGTGGGCTTGTTGCCGGCCTTCGTCCTGGCCTTTTTTTCCCTGATTCGTCCGGAGTATGTAAGCGTGCTGTTTCATGACCCAATTGGAAAAATGCTCTTGAAAGGTGCGGTTGGCGCCGATTTGCTGGCGCTGGTCATTATCCGCCAGATGCTCAGGGTTGATTTTTAG
- a CDS encoding AAA family ATPase, whose amino-acid sequence MSWGQGKDRSDGLRLLVLGDDGEARQELCGTLAQSNLQLSQEQGALSGAPARDAGESDAILVLAGEQASAVLEFLQRQGGVSSKPSVVVITPESEPGAIRRLLRAGADEILFIPPSLPDLVKTLLKVSERLQRVDQPKLGLTCAIAGINGGVGVTTVAANLGLALRYALGVKVALVDLDLQTADLAVQLNLEAEHSVAGAVEIEKLDSIALESQLIRHPSGAYLLAGPKQIEEGEKVGASALAQLLDLMRRMFDYLIIDCGPHLDDRTLAAWEQSDHLFVVVNQSVSAVRGSWRIIDLHNRLRTAAPAPQLILNKANNRSLVSAARVSDTLGRPLFASLVRDDRLLEEVASRGLDLWRYRARAPLTRGFEALADKISGRERKTGWLRWPARTRSPNLALAEVKP is encoded by the coding sequence ATGAGCTGGGGTCAGGGTAAGGATAGGAGTGATGGACTCAGGTTGCTAGTGCTGGGCGACGATGGCGAAGCTCGTCAGGAACTATGCGGCACGCTGGCACAGAGCAATCTTCAGCTGAGTCAGGAACAAGGAGCTCTGAGCGGCGCGCCGGCGCGCGACGCCGGCGAAAGCGACGCGATTCTGGTGTTGGCGGGTGAACAGGCCAGCGCAGTATTGGAATTTCTGCAGCGCCAGGGCGGAGTGTCGTCCAAACCGTCGGTGGTGGTCATCACTCCGGAGTCCGAGCCGGGCGCGATTCGTCGGTTATTGCGCGCCGGAGCCGATGAGATTCTATTTATTCCTCCTTCGCTGCCGGATCTAGTCAAGACTTTGCTCAAGGTCAGCGAACGATTGCAGCGGGTCGATCAACCCAAGTTGGGACTGACCTGCGCGATTGCGGGGATCAATGGCGGGGTAGGTGTCACCACGGTGGCGGCTAATCTGGGGTTGGCGCTGCGCTATGCGCTGGGGGTCAAGGTGGCGCTGGTGGATCTGGATCTGCAGACCGCAGATCTGGCGGTGCAGCTCAATCTGGAGGCTGAACACAGTGTGGCTGGGGCGGTCGAGATCGAGAAGCTGGATTCCATAGCGCTGGAATCGCAGCTGATCCGCCATCCCAGCGGCGCGTACCTCCTGGCCGGCCCTAAGCAGATCGAGGAAGGAGAAAAGGTGGGGGCGTCGGCCTTGGCGCAGCTTTTGGACTTGATGCGACGGATGTTCGATTACCTGATTATCGACTGTGGTCCGCATCTGGACGATCGAACGTTGGCGGCCTGGGAGCAGAGCGATCACCTCTTTGTGGTGGTCAACCAAAGCGTCAGCGCGGTACGCGGCAGTTGGCGCATAATCGATTTGCATAATCGCTTGCGCACCGCGGCCCCGGCGCCGCAGTTAATTCTGAACAAGGCAAATAACCGCAGTTTGGTAAGCGCGGCCCGAGTCAGCGACACTCTGGGACGACCGCTGTTTGCCAGCTTGGTGCGCGACGACCGCCTGCTGGAGGAGGTTGCAAGCCGCGGCCTGGACCTGTGGCGCTATCGCGCGCGGGCTCCGCTTACCCGCGGCTTCGAGGCGCTGGCCGACAAGATCAGCGGGCGGGAGCGCAAAACCGGTTGGCTGCGTTGGCCGGCGCGCACACGCTCGCCCAACCTGGCCTTGGCGGAAGTCAAGCCGTGA
- a CDS encoding substrate-binding domain-containing protein encodes MAQDSELRRARIARGLTQNDLARQAGISRQALGAIEAGTYQPGVAVALKLARVLSESVENLFGEGSADSPRPVEAVWGGGPAVGMGRPQRVALAKVGGKLVAIAAPTVHLGLAPAAGTVRRFNRHRVQVDTVLTPAEIDLTLVVAGCDPGVALLADFFARHRLPVGLVSLPCSSRDALQALHQGRVHAAGVHLRDARTGEYNLASTRTIVGGQPTLLVNFAQWELGLVLAPNNPLAITGIADLARPALRIVNREPGAGARLALDEGLAELGLEGSAIEGYELELAGHLEVAAAVAHGNADAGVTIRVAAQAYGCAFLPMRQERYDLVIAQRDLHSEPVAAMMEVLSSRRFAAEVSQLCCYDTQRMGEIVARLE; translated from the coding sequence ATGGCCCAAGACTCGGAACTTCGCCGCGCCCGCATCGCGCGTGGGCTGACCCAAAACGACTTGGCTCGCCAAGCCGGAATTTCACGCCAGGCGCTGGGTGCGATCGAGGCTGGGACTTATCAGCCGGGAGTGGCGGTAGCGCTCAAACTGGCGCGCGTCCTGAGCGAGAGTGTCGAGAATCTGTTTGGTGAAGGAAGCGCGGATTCCCCAAGGCCGGTGGAAGCGGTTTGGGGCGGGGGGCCTGCGGTCGGAATGGGCCGCCCGCAACGGGTAGCGCTGGCCAAGGTGGGAGGCAAGCTGGTCGCGATCGCGGCGCCCACGGTGCACCTCGGGTTGGCTCCAGCGGCAGGCACAGTGCGTCGTTTCAACCGCCATCGGGTCCAGGTCGACACGGTTCTGACGCCCGCTGAAATCGATCTGACGCTGGTGGTGGCAGGATGTGATCCCGGGGTCGCCCTGCTCGCCGATTTCTTTGCCCGCCATCGTCTGCCCGTAGGCCTCGTTTCGTTGCCCTGCTCCAGTCGCGATGCGCTCCAGGCGCTCCATCAGGGACGGGTCCATGCGGCGGGGGTTCATCTGCGCGACGCCCGTACCGGCGAATACAACCTGGCGTCGACCCGCACTATCGTCGGCGGACAGCCCACTCTGCTGGTCAATTTCGCGCAGTGGGAATTGGGCTTGGTGCTAGCGCCGAACAATCCGCTCGCCATCACAGGCATCGCCGACTTGGCGCGACCCGCACTACGTATCGTCAATCGCGAGCCTGGCGCCGGCGCCCGTTTGGCGTTGGACGAAGGGCTGGCCGAGTTGGGATTGGAGGGTAGCGCAATCGAAGGTTACGAACTGGAACTGGCTGGCCATCTGGAAGTGGCCGCCGCGGTGGCTCACGGCAATGCCGATGCCGGCGTGACGATTCGAGTCGCGGCCCAGGCCTATGGATGCGCTTTTTTGCCGATGCGTCAGGAGCGCTACGATTTGGTTATCGCCCAGCGCGATCTCCACAGCGAACCCGTTGCCGCGATGATGGAGGTGCTCAGTTCGCGCCGCTTCGCGGCCGAAGTCAGCCAACTCTGCTGCTACGATACCCAGCGTATGGGCGAAATTGTTGCCCGCCTGGAGTGA
- a CDS encoding DUF192 domain-containing protein produces MASCELVGEVIDDNRGTVLCRRLVLARSTGSRMRGLLGRAAMEPECGMLFLTPAWFPIAWMHTCGMRFAIDIVFLDGRNRILRINRDVAPWRFSALVPKARRVLELAAGSAARAGCQKGDLLRLPGLLP; encoded by the coding sequence ATGGCCTCGTGCGAATTGGTAGGTGAAGTGATCGATGACAATCGGGGCACCGTGTTATGCCGGCGGCTAGTTCTGGCTCGGAGCACCGGCAGCCGAATGCGCGGGTTGCTGGGCCGCGCCGCGATGGAGCCCGAATGTGGGATGCTGTTCCTCACGCCGGCGTGGTTTCCGATCGCCTGGATGCATACCTGCGGTATGCGCTTCGCGATCGATATTGTGTTTCTGGATGGCCGCAATCGAATCCTGCGCATCAACCGCGATGTGGCGCCGTGGCGCTTCTCGGCGCTGGTGCCCAAGGCGCGCCGGGTGCTGGAGTTGGCGGCCGGCAGCGCCGCGCGCGCCGGTTGCCAGAAAGGAGACCTGCTCAGACTCCCAGGTCTCCTTCCCTGA
- a CDS encoding type II secretion system F family protein, which translates to MTDPRLIALALFVCFTAVSVVLYSGFFARRAEIERRLADIALAARVAAGHQQDNLLSRNLIRWATARLPSPKDSKGRGEKLRQTLCYAGYPSAHALVYYRLLRLLLSLVLALIGATLALLLGKAFGAVVMWGAAGAMAGTAGPNFYLGRLATKRQKLIALELSDILDLLVVSIEAGLGIYQAIRTVGREAQAQGREMGRELSLLSGELAANSTLGQGMRMMAERTGVEEVRALAAILVQSEKLGSQMGPALRACSDSMRTKRRLKAEEAAQKSTIKMLLPMVLFVLPAMMAVMLGPAVVQIAHSFHH; encoded by the coding sequence ATGACCGACCCAAGGTTGATCGCCCTGGCGTTGTTTGTCTGCTTCACCGCGGTCTCCGTCGTGCTGTACTCCGGCTTTTTCGCGCGCCGAGCGGAAATCGAACGGCGCCTGGCGGATATCGCGCTGGCGGCACGGGTTGCCGCCGGGCATCAGCAAGACAACCTGCTGTCGCGCAATCTCATACGCTGGGCCACGGCTCGCCTGCCGAGCCCCAAAGATTCCAAGGGGCGTGGCGAAAAACTGCGCCAGACGCTGTGTTACGCCGGTTATCCGAGCGCCCACGCGCTCGTCTACTATCGGCTCTTGCGTTTGCTCCTCAGCCTGGTTTTGGCGCTGATAGGCGCGACGCTGGCCCTACTCCTGGGCAAAGCCTTCGGCGCGGTTGTGATGTGGGGGGCAGCGGGTGCGATGGCTGGGACGGCGGGTCCCAATTTTTATCTCGGCCGCTTGGCGACCAAGCGCCAAAAGCTGATCGCGCTCGAGCTCTCCGACATTCTCGATCTGCTGGTGGTCTCGATCGAGGCCGGGCTGGGCATCTACCAGGCCATTCGCACGGTGGGACGCGAAGCACAGGCGCAAGGGCGCGAAATGGGTCGCGAACTTTCGCTGTTGTCGGGTGAGCTGGCAGCCAACTCCACCTTGGGCCAGGGAATGCGGATGATGGCAGAACGCACCGGGGTAGAAGAGGTCCGCGCGTTGGCCGCAATCTTGGTCCAGAGCGAGAAGCTGGGTTCGCAAATGGGGCCAGCGTTGCGTGCCTGCTCGGACAGCATGCGCACCAAGCGCCGTTTGAAGGCCGAGGAGGCGGCCCAAAAGAGCACCATCAAGATGCTGCTGCCGATGGTCCTGTTCGTGTTGCCCGCGATGATGGCGGTGATGCTGGGTCCGGCGGTAGTCCAGATCGCCCACAGCTTCCATCACTGA